The stretch of DNA ATGTAAAGCATATCATGCCATCTCTCCATTGCACCTGAAAGGCTCTGAAAACCTATATCGTAGGTTCCACCATCACCACCGAAGGCTATGAATTTTATCTTCCTGTCAATCTTTCCCTGCTTCTTTAGTGACCTGTACATTGTCTCAATACCTGAAAGAGTGGCTGCAGCATTCTCAAAGGCATTGTGCATCCAGGGAATCTTCCAGGATGTGTATTCCGAGACACAAGTTGTTACCTCAAGACATCCTGTTGGAGATACTGCCACTACAGGATAATCTGTTGCAAGAAGTACCATCTTCACAACTATTGGTGCTCCACAACCAGAACACATCCTGTGGCCGGGGGCAAGGAGAACCTCCTTTTTTGAAAGCTCCTTAAGATTTAATGCTTTTTCTGCTGTTGCCATTTATCTTCCTCCTTTTATTCTCTTACAGTTATGTATTCTTTTATACTCTTTATTTTACCAGTTGTTGCTATATCCTTAAGCTCAAGGAATACCTTTTCAGCATCCTCTGGCATGAAGTCCCTTCCTCCAAGGCCGTATATCTTGTTTATCAGTACAGGTCTTTCACTGTAAGGATAAAGGCTCGAGGCTATCTCCGTAAATACAGGACCGTAGGCTCCGAAGGAATCAGCCCTGTCCAGCACAGCCACTGCCTTAAGATGCCTTAATGCCTGACCAACCTCTTCATAAGGGAATGGTCTGAAGAGCCTTGGCTTGAGAAGACCTGCCTTTATTCCTTTATCCCTCATGGCATCAACAACATCCTTTGCTGTACCTGCTGCTGAATTGAGAATAACAATGGCTATCTCAGCATCATCAAGTCTGTATGCTTCAAAGAGTCCATACCGCCTTCCGCTAAGTTTATAAAATTCCTCAGCTACCTCCAAAACAACAGGCTTTACCTTTGTCCAGATTATCTCATGCTGAAGTCTTTTGTATTCCATGTAAAGGTCTGGAAGTATGAGCGGTCCGTAACTTACAGGATGATCAACATCAAGGAGGGGATTTACAGGTTTGTATTCACCAACAAATCTTTTTACCTCCTCATCCTCCAGATACTCAACTCTCTCAATTGAATGGCTTATGATAAAGCCATCAAGACAGATCATAACAGGAAGCCTTACATCAGGATGTTCAGCAATCCTGAATGCCTGTATGGTATTGTCATAGGCCTCCTGGGCATTCTCAGACCATAACTGTATCCATCCGCTGTCCCTTGCACCCATTGCATCTGAATGATCACCATGAATATTTATGGGTGCTGAGAGTGCCCTGTTTACCACAGGCATGACTATTGGTAAACTCATACCTGAAGCAATAAAAAGGACTTCCCACATGAGGGCAAGTCCCTGTGAAGATGTGGCTGTTACAACCCTTCCGCCAGCTGCAGAAGCACCCACGCATGCACTCATGGCGCTGTGCTCACTCTCTACAAGTATCATCTCTGTTTTAACCTTTCCATCAGAAACAAAGGAAGAAAATCTCTGCATGAGGTCTGTCTGAGGGGTTATTGGATAGGCTGCACAGACATCAGGCTCTATCTGCCTCAGGGCATTAGCTACTGCCTCGTTTCCGGTAACAGCTACTATCTTTGCCATGTTATCTTACCTCCTCTTCCATAACTATTGCCTTCTGGCCCTTTTTACCAGGACATTCCCTTGCACAGATCCCGCATCCTTTGCAGAAATCATAATCAAATTCTTCTCTTTTACCGTCCTTTACCTTTACAGCCATATCAGGACAATAAATCCAGCAGAAAAGGCACTGGATACAGTTTTCTGGAATCCATCTCGGCTTGAAAGTCCTCCACGAACCTGTCTTGAACTTAATGGAACTGCCAGGTTCTGTTATTACACAACCTCTGATTAATTCTTTCCAAGTCTTCATCCCTCTATTACCTCCTCATAGCCACGTCTTGTGGCTTCAAGATTTCCATCTATTATTTTCTGAGAAAATTTCTTGCCGAAACTCTTCCTTACATCCTCTATTACAGTGTTCAGATCAACAAGCTTGCTTATCCTTGCCATGGCACCAACAAGGGCTGAATTGGGAAGAGGCCTTCCGATAGTTTCAAGGGCTATCTTTGTTGCATTAACAGTATAAACCCTCTGCGAAGGAAGAAGGTTAAGTTTCTGCCTTACCTCCTGAGGTGAAAGATGGGTGTTAACAAGGAATACTGCATTTTCCTTTGCACCCTCAGCAACATTAATAGCACCCATGAGTGTGGGATCGGCCACAACTATAATATCAGGCTTGGTTACTGGACAGTGCATCCTCAGCTCTTTATCAGCTATTCTGTTATAAGCCCTTAATGGTGCACCCGATCTTTCAGGTCCGTATTCTGGAAATGCCTGGACATGCCTTCCACTGCTAAGACAGGCATCTGCAAAGACCTTTGCAGCAGTAACAGTTCCCTGACCTCCCCTTCCATGCCATCTTATCTCTGTTATCATAAACTTCCTCCTGAGTATAAAAATATATACCTCCTCTGAGGAACCTCCTCAGTCAGCCTCTTGTTTTTAAAAACTCTAAGAGGTTTAATATAATAACTAATCTCTTATCTTTTTTCAATTTTTAATAGAGTTATTTAAGGGCCTTATTTAAAGTCTTAAGTAAATTTACAACCTAAGACCTCAGGAAGCATAATCTAAAGAAAAATATTATAATACTTTGTGTTGCTGTTACTTTATTTATCAATACCCTTTTATATTGCAGGCCTCTTTATAAAAAGACTTTTATATGGAGGGGTCTTACTTAACCTAATTTATCTATTCTTAAGGGGAAAGATTGCTGGAAGACTTCCAATTACAGGACCCCATGATACCCTTGTACTTCTTGGAGCCTTCACGGGTATGATGATCCTGATATTTGAGTATTACAGGATCAAGGAAAAATTACCCTACGCATTAACAGCTTTACTGGCTTCAGCATTCATATTTTCAGCCCTCGCCTTTAATCCCCTAAATGCACCGCTTCCGGCAGTGCTAAAAACTCTATGGTTTGAAATTCATGTTGTAACAGCGTTCCTTGCCTATGCGCTCTTTGGAATAGGACTCACATCAGGTATTACCTTTTTTAAAAATAAACAGCCTCTCATGGAGGAGATACAGTACAGGGCAATTCTGATGGGCTACAGTCTTTTTTCCTTTTCAATGATAGGTGGTGGTATATGGGCTTATTATGCCTGGGGCTCTTACTGGCTCTGGACTCCAAAGGAATTATGGACAACCATATTATGGCTATTTTATAGCCTCTATCTTCACCTTAGATTAAAGGGCCAGAAATGGCAGAGATATTATGTGAGCATGGGAATAGCTGGATTTGGTGTTGTGCTCTTTACCTATCTCGGAGTGAGCCTTCTTATGAAGAGCTCCCATACATTTTAAAGTTTTATAAGGTAAAAATGGATGAGGTTATTACTTTCGCTTAACACAGGGATTATACTTTTAATGATACTTCTCCTTTTACTCATCGCAGGAGCCCTTATAATGCCCTCTGATGAGGCATTCGGACTTCTTTATGTAATGCCACTTTTTAACTGGTTAAAAGAGGTACCTTTTCAGCTTTCCTGGTGGCTGATTCTGTCCATCGGAGTAATAATTATTCTTGCACTCAATACCCTGCTCTGCAGCGGAGATGCGATCATAAAAAAATATAAGAGGACCAGTTTCTTACTGCTCGTTGCTCCACAGATAATGCATATTGGTTTTCTCCTTATCCTTTTTGGACATCTACTCAGTTCCTGGGGTGGATACAGGGAATTATACATTATGAGGGAAGGAGGCTGGCTCAGACTACCTGATAACTCTGTTGTTGAAATAAAAGACATAATCTTTAGACTTGATAGTTCTGGTTACATAACAGAATTTGGAATGGAAGTTTTGCATCATAAAGAAAAAACTCTGAGAGCTCACATTATACCCAACAGACCTTACATTTACAAAGGTACCGGCATTTATATAAAAACAGTATATCCCTATCCTGAAAAAGCGGCCTTAGTTGAAATAAGCAGGGAGCCAGGGGCAATACCAGCACTCATTGGAGCAATCCTTTTTGCTTCAGGAAATATAATACTACTAATGAAGCATCGTATGAAGGAAAAGATGGAGAAAGGCACTTAACTTGCCTTTTACACCTGCGAGGTGGAAATTTTGGAATTTGATTTTTTATCTATCTTAATGAAATATTTAAAAACTGATTTTAAATCGCATAGGCCATCTTTGCATAAATCTGTCAATTTTATCCTAATATCTTTTAAGTATTTATTCTTATTAAATTTTTTGTTGATAAACTCTGAATAAACCCTTAATTTTATAGCCTCGATATCTTATACAGAAAATTTTACCTATCTCCAATTATGGATCTTGTGATCCAATGGCAAACAAATAACCATTGTCGTTAATATGATATATTGTGCCATCTATCCCTATTGCCGGAGCGCTGGGATAAGTCCAATAACCTCCTATTCCGGATATGGTCTGAGTCTGCCAGAGTACTTTCAGCCATTCACGGCTCATACTGCTTTTATTTGTCATCGAAACAATGCCGTTCGTTACGCCGCTTGCAAGATAGATATTACCATCAGCATCAACAAGCCCGGTACCATCGAGGCAATCATGCATCTTTTTTGAAATCAAATTACCGTATATGTCAAATGCGTAGATGAAGTCGGAGCCAGAACCTATTATATATATAGTACCATCAGTGCCTATAAAAGGTTTGGAAGCCCAAAGCGAGTCATCGGAGATCAAAGCCTGCCATCTCAGCGTACCGTCCGGGTAATATGCAGAAATAGCCCCTCCTTCAGAAGTGGGGTGCGCTATAATGATTGATCCATCTGGATGCACAACTGGACCAGCACCACTTTGTCCTAAATAAACCTCCCACTTCATTTCCCCTTCCCTAGAGAAAGCCGCAAGTCTACGATTGTTCCAGTTTCCTACTAAGCAATAAATAGTCCCGTCATCACCGACAGCGGGAGATAGGGCGGGTTCATTATAATGCCAAATAACCTGTCCTGTTTGTGACACCGCTCTCAGTCCTGGTGTACCATCTTCTGTAGCGACATACAAAATTCCTTTAAACATGACAGGCGAGTTATTAGGCCATACCCCATCAATTCTGCCCACGGGAATTTTCCATTTTAATTTTCCTCTAGGTGTAGCCGCAATTAAATAGCCACTAGAACTTATCACATATACGGTGCCATCATCTCCGAGCAGCGGAGTGGTGATCCGATAATTAATCAGGGATCCTAATTTTAGACTCCAACTCATGACACCATTCGGTTTTATTGCGTGAAGATATTCTGAAATACCATCATCGCCCAGCGAATATATGGTCCCGTCAGCACCGACAACGACCGAAGAAAATGTCACACCGCGTCCGACATACACTTTCCATTTTATTATGCCGTTCGTCCCTCGATGAACGAATGTTTGACCTGTTCGCTTGGCATCGCCACCATACATCGGCCAAGGGTGAATTCCTCCCCCTAGGGAAAAAGTAGGGGTAATGAAAAATATAATTGCAGCTACCAATATAAGGATCTTTTTCATAGTATCTCCTCCAAGTATAATGCCCACTGATAAGTTGAGCAAGGACTTTTTAAAATTTTAACCTTTCTTTTATAAAAAATCAATACCTTGGAAAAGATAAGAAAGATATGCGACATTAGGAGATAATGGATCACTTTGCAAAGGCATACCCTATTTTTTAGTAGAATACGGGGCTGGAGGAGGTATCAGAGTATGGTTGCCAGCCTTAGGAGATTTTCAGGAAAGGAAGTTGCACAGCAGAGGCTTAAGATTATCAAGTTTTATGAAAAACGTGGAGAGGATGCTACAAAGGAGGCATTTGGAGTTGACAGAAAGCTAATAAGCAAATGGCGTAAGAGACTAAAAGAAAATGGAGGAAGACTTGAGGAACTAATACCCTATAGCACAAGACCAAAGAGAACAAGGAAATCAGAGATACCGAGAGAGATAATTGATTTTATAAGGAGATTAAGGGAAAAGTATCCGAGACTCGGGAAAGAAAAGATAAAACCCTTATTAGATGAATATTGTAAAGACAAAGGATTAAAGACAATATCAGAGGCAACAGTAGGCAATATCATCAGGAGACATAACTTTTTCTTTCAGAAGTCAGGAAGAGTATATCACAATCCTGATAGCAAATCAGCTAAAAAGAGTAGACATAGGCAGAAAAGGACAAAAGTAAAGCATCCACCGAGACCTAAAGAGTTTAGATATATAATATCAGATACAGTAGAAAGGATAACAGATGGTATAAAGGACTACTTTTATAGTGCCATTGATGCAACGGGGAAATTTGCACTAACATTAAACTACAAGAGACAAAACAGCAAGAACATGAGAGATTTCTATGAGAGGTTTAAATCAGTATATACTTGCGAGATAAAGGTCTGGCAGTCTGACAAGGCTCAGAGAATCTGCGAGAATTTGATAAGGCATTAAAAAGAGATGGGGTGCTTCATGTATTTAGTTATCCCAGATGTCCAAAGATCAATGCCCATATAGAAAGATATAATAGAACAATATAGGAAGAATTCATAGATAATCATCTGGACATCATCCATGACAAGAAGTCTTTTAATCAGGCTCTTGCTGATTATATTATCTTCTATAATACAAAGAGAATTCATAAATTACTTAACAAAAAAACACCGATGCAGTTTATAATTGAAAAAGGAGGAATGTCGCAAATGGTATGTATCTCATACAGAAATTAGCACTTTTCTATATATTGTGGTAAAATAATTAACTAGTAACATTGAGCTTTAATGCTTAAATGAGAGGTTTTGAGAAAAAGATAAAATTTAGATAGATTTTTATAATCATTTTAGGCTAATATATATAATGATTTTATCAGTATTTTTAATTGCAAGTTTTATTCTTCTTCCAGATAATGCTTTTGCCTGGGGACCGCTTACCCATGTATATCTGGGAAGTGAGGTCTTTTATCTTTCTACAATACTCCCGGCAAATATCTTTTGTCTTCTTACCAGATACAGGGAAGACTTTCTTTACGGAAATATAGTGGCTGATATAATCTTTGCAAAGGGTCTGCTTCCACCTGAAAAAAATTCCCATAACTGGTCAGTGGGTTTTGATATGCTTGAGCGTGCAGAAAATGACTCGCAGAAGGCCTTTGTATATGGTTATCTCTGCCATCTTGCCTCTGACACGGTAGCTCATGAAGACCTCGCATCAAAGTTAGGTTTCAACCATACAGTCCTTGAACTCAGGGCAGACAGGCTAATAGATTCAAGATACTGGCTTGAGGCAGTTACTATTAATAAAAAAATTCAGAAAAGAAATGACCTCTTTTTGAAAGACTCTCTTGAGAGTGCCATATTCTCCTTCAAGACAAATAAGAGGCTTTTCAAAGGTCTCATGTACCTATCCATACTTAACAGAAATCTAACCTCTCCACCTCCTGAGCTGTGGTCAAAGGAGATCAGAAAACTTCATGAAGAATCCCTTGACAGGATGATTGATATTCTCCTTAAAGAAAACCGCTCAAAGGTTACAAGAAAGAAACCCTTTATAGAATTCTGATAATGACAGAACACTAATGAAGGAAATGCTCGGGAGACTGAGAGCCGTCTCTGTTGAAGAGGGGCTCAGGATTATACTTGAAAATCTTCCTGAAAGAAATCTTGCCTCTGAAAGAATAAACATAGAATATGGACTCTCAAGGATACTAGCAGAGGATATTTATTCAAAAGAGGATCTTCCAGGTTTTGACCGCTCAAGTGTTGACGGATATGCGGTTATAAGCTCTGATACCTTTGGTGCCTCTGAAACAACACCACTGTATCTTGAATTGTCAGGTGAAGTAAAGATGGGAGAGGTTGCCAGGGAAAGACTTCACAGGGGAAGGGCTATCAAGATTCCTACAGGTGGTATGCTTCCTGAAGGAAGTGATGCTGTGATCATGCTTGAACATACTGCAATGGTGGATGAAAATTTAATAGAGATTCTCAAACCTGTTGCGCCTGGAGAGAATGTTATAAAAAGGGATGAAGATATAAAGGCTGGTCAGCCTGTCCTTAAAAGGGGTCATAAACTGAGACCTCATGATATCGGTGCCTTAGCAGGCCTTGGGATAACAGAGATAGAGGTCTATAAAAGACCTATTGTATCAATAATCTCAACAGGTGATGAGATAATCCCACCCCATGAAAAACCCTCTCCAGGACAGGTAAGAGATATAAATTCCTATAATCTTGCAGCACTGGTAATCGAGGCAGGCGCTATTCCAGTAAGAATGGGAATAATAAGGGATGACTACAGTCTTCTTAAAGAGACCATTAAAAGGGCACTGGAGTCCTGCCATGTTGTTCTCATAAGTGGTGGTAGTTCTGTTGGCACAAAGGATTTTACAGCCAGAGCTATAGATGAGCTTGGAAAACCCGGTATACTCTTTCACGGAGTGGCAATGAAGCCCGGCAAACCAACTATTGCAGCAATAGTGAATGATATTCCTGTTTTTGGAATTCCAGGACATCCAGCAGCAGCTACTGTCTGTTTTATTAATTTTATAAAGCCTGTTATTAAGAGACTTTCAGGTAACAGATCCGCGGAGATACCAAAAACCATAATGGCAAGACTGACAAAAAATATACCATCTCAGTCTGGAAGAACAGATTTTGTAAGGGTAAGGATTATCATGGATGGAGGAACCTTTCTGGCAGAGCCAGTCTTTGGAAAATCAGGACTTATAACAACACTAATTCATGCTGATGGGCTTGTTATAATACCACCTGAGAAGTCTGGAATACAGGAGGGTGAAAGAGTGGAGGTAATTCTTTTTGAATAACATGGTATCTTATATGTTCTTCAATAAGAGCAGTAAGCTCATTCAAAATTCTTTCAGATATCTTTATTCTCAATATACTCTTAATATCCCAGGTCAGCAGGGCATTGTAGAGCTTCTTTGTCCCCTCTGATATCTTCCTTATATCAGATGCCGGAACTGTATTTCTGACCTCTGCTGTAGCGCATTCAGAACAATAAAGTGAGCCATGAGATACATGATAGGTAGCTGTATTACTGTGACAGCCTGCACAGCGGTCAAGCTTTGGAGAAAATCCATGAATGTGGAGAAACCTCACGATATAAAAGAGGCTTAATATCAGAAAAACCTCTGGTTCCATATTCCTTCCGTGCCTTAATGTAAAAAGAAGCAGAGAAAAACTCTTCCTGTCAGGTTCTCTCTCGGGGAGAAGTCTCTCAGTAAGTTTCAGAGCCGGTGCTAATGCTGAAACCTTTCTAAGGTCTTCTCTTATATACTGAAAGGACTCAATTATATCAGAACCTGTTATTCTTAAGAGCCCCGAGCCTTCCTTCCCAAAGAGTGATATCCTTACAAAGGAGAAGGGTTCGAGACTGCTACCGAATCTGCTGCCTGTTTTGCGGGGACTTTTTGCAAATGCCTTAACAAGGCCGAGGTCTTCGGTAAAGCAGGTTATTATAAGATCAGCCTCTCCAAATACAGTGTTTCCAAGAACAATACCCCTTGTCCTTGCAAGCATCTACATTACATTGCCAAAGTCTTCTGGCTTGAGATTTCTGAGCCACTCTTCAAGCTCATCCCTGCTCCTCTTTTCAAGAACACTTTCATCTACAAGTATGGGTGAATTTGTCCTTAAAGCAATGGCAACAGCATCACTGGGTCTTGAATCAATCGGTATCTCCCTGTGTCCATCATGAAGATAGATCAGGGCAAAATAGGTATTGTCAATAATCTCCGTAACCACAACCCTCAGTAGCTTTACCCTGAGCCCTTCAAGTATGTTTTTTACAAGGTCGTGAGTAAGAGGTCTCGGTGTTACAACCCTTCCGAGAGCAAGGGCGATAGAATCTGCTTCAGGCTTACCAATCCATATAGGAAGTGTTGCTGTACCATCAATCTCCTTTAGGAGCAGGATATACATATTGCTTCTTGGATCGAAGAGAAGGCCCTCTACTTTCAT from Thermodesulfovibrionales bacterium encodes:
- a CDS encoding molybdopterin molybdotransferase MoeA produces the protein MLGRLRAVSVEEGLRIILENLPERNLASERINIEYGLSRILAEDIYSKEDLPGFDRSSVDGYAVISSDTFGASETTPLYLELSGEVKMGEVARERLHRGRAIKIPTGGMLPEGSDAVIMLEHTAMVDENLIEILKPVAPGENVIKRDEDIKAGQPVLKRGHKLRPHDIGALAGLGITEIEVYKRPIVSIISTGDEIIPPHEKPSPGQVRDINSYNLAALVIEAGAIPVRMGIIRDDYSLLKETIKRALESCHVVLISGGSSVGTKDFTARAIDELGKPGILFHGVAMKPGKPTIAAIVNDIPVFGIPGHPAAATVCFINFIKPVIKRLSGNRSAEIPKTIMARLTKNIPSQSGRTDFVRVRIIMDGGTFLAEPVFGKSGLITTLIHADGLVIIPPEKSGIQEGERVEVILFE
- a CDS encoding 4Fe-4S binding protein yields the protein MKTWKELIRGCVITEPGSSIKFKTGSWRTFKPRWIPENCIQCLFCWIYCPDMAVKVKDGKREEFDYDFCKGCGICARECPGKKGQKAIVMEEEVR
- a CDS encoding PQQ-binding-like beta-propeller repeat protein: MKKILILVAAIIFFITPTFSLGGGIHPWPMYGGDAKRTGQTFVHRGTNGIIKWKVYVGRGVTFSSVVVGADGTIYSLGDDGISEYLHAIKPNGVMSWSLKLGSLINYRITTPLLGDDGTVYVISSSGYLIAATPRGKLKWKIPVGRIDGVWPNNSPVMFKGILYVATEDGTPGLRAVSQTGQVIWHYNEPALSPAVGDDGTIYCLVGNWNNRRLAAFSREGEMKWEVYLGQSGAGPVVHPDGSIIIAHPTSEGGAISAYYPDGTLRWQALISDDSLWASKPFIGTDGTIYIIGSGSDFIYAFDIYGNLISKKMHDCLDGTGLVDADGNIYLASGVTNGIVSMTNKSSMSREWLKVLWQTQTISGIGGYWTYPSAPAIGIDGTIYHINDNGYLFAIGSQDP
- a CDS encoding thiamine pyrophosphate-dependent enzyme; this encodes MATAEKALNLKELSKKEVLLAPGHRMCSGCGAPIVVKMVLLATDYPVVAVSPTGCLEVTTCVSEYTSWKIPWMHNAFENAAATLSGIETMYRSLKKQGKIDRKIKFIAFGGDGGTYDIGFQSLSGAMERWHDMLYICYDNGAYMNTGIQRSGATPKGADTTTCPAGDVI
- the ccsA gene encoding cytochrome c biogenesis protein CcsA, with amino-acid sequence MLLLLYLSIPFYIAGLFIKRLLYGGVLLNLIYLFLRGKIAGRLPITGPHDTLVLLGAFTGMMILIFEYYRIKEKLPYALTALLASAFIFSALAFNPLNAPLPAVLKTLWFEIHVVTAFLAYALFGIGLTSGITFFKNKQPLMEEIQYRAILMGYSLFSFSMIGGGIWAYYAWGSYWLWTPKELWTTILWLFYSLYLHLRLKGQKWQRYYVSMGIAGFGVVLFTYLGVSLLMKSSHTF
- a CDS encoding zinc dependent phospholipase C family protein — encoded protein: MILSVFLIASFILLPDNAFAWGPLTHVYLGSEVFYLSTILPANIFCLLTRYREDFLYGNIVADIIFAKGLLPPEKNSHNWSVGFDMLERAENDSQKAFVYGYLCHLASDTVAHEDLASKLGFNHTVLELRADRLIDSRYWLEAVTINKKIQKRNDLFLKDSLESAIFSFKTNKRLFKGLMYLSILNRNLTSPPPELWSKEIRKLHEESLDRMIDILLKENRSKVTRKKPFIEF
- a CDS encoding bifunctional nuclease family protein, which gives rise to MKVEGLLFDPRSNMYILLLKEIDGTATLPIWIGKPEADSIALALGRVVTPRPLTHDLVKNILEGLRVKLLRVVVTEIIDNTYFALIYLHDGHREIPIDSRPSDAVAIALRTNSPILVDESVLEKRSRDELEEWLRNLKPEDFGNVM
- a CDS encoding helix-turn-helix domain-containing protein, with the translated sequence MVASLRRFSGKEVAQQRLKIIKFYEKRGEDATKEAFGVDRKLISKWRKRLKENGGRLEELIPYSTRPKRTRKSEIPREIIDFIRRLREKYPRLGKEKIKPLLDEYCKDKGLKTISEATVGNIIRRHNFFFQKSGRVYHNPDSKSAKKSRHRQKRTKVKHPPRPKEFRYIISDTVERITDGIKDYFYSAIDATGKFALTLNYKRQNSKNMRDFYERFKSVYTCEIKVWQSDKAQRICENLIRH
- the porA gene encoding pyruvate ferredoxin oxidoreductase, with product MAKIVAVTGNEAVANALRQIEPDVCAAYPITPQTDLMQRFSSFVSDGKVKTEMILVESEHSAMSACVGASAAGGRVVTATSSQGLALMWEVLFIASGMSLPIVMPVVNRALSAPINIHGDHSDAMGARDSGWIQLWSENAQEAYDNTIQAFRIAEHPDVRLPVMICLDGFIISHSIERVEYLEDEEVKRFVGEYKPVNPLLDVDHPVSYGPLILPDLYMEYKRLQHEIIWTKVKPVVLEVAEEFYKLSGRRYGLFEAYRLDDAEIAIVILNSAAGTAKDVVDAMRDKGIKAGLLKPRLFRPFPYEEVGQALRHLKAVAVLDRADSFGAYGPVFTEIASSLYPYSERPVLINKIYGLGGRDFMPEDAEKVFLELKDIATTGKIKSIKEYITVRE
- a CDS encoding 2-oxoacid:acceptor oxidoreductase family protein, whose translation is MITEIRWHGRGGQGTVTAAKVFADACLSSGRHVQAFPEYGPERSGAPLRAYNRIADKELRMHCPVTKPDIIVVADPTLMGAINVAEGAKENAVFLVNTHLSPQEVRQKLNLLPSQRVYTVNATKIALETIGRPLPNSALVGAMARISKLVDLNTVIEDVRKSFGKKFSQKIIDGNLEATRRGYEEVIEG
- the recO gene encoding DNA repair protein RecO, translated to MLARTRGIVLGNTVFGEADLIITCFTEDLGLVKAFAKSPRKTGSRFGSSLEPFSFVRISLFGKEGSGLLRITGSDIIESFQYIREDLRKVSALAPALKLTERLLPEREPDRKSFSLLLFTLRHGRNMEPEVFLILSLFYIVRFLHIHGFSPKLDRCAGCHSNTATYHVSHGSLYCSECATAEVRNTVPASDIRKISEGTKKLYNALLTWDIKSILRIKISERILNELTALIEEHIRYHVIQKELPPLFHPPVFQTSQVVL